The following proteins come from a genomic window of Rhodoligotrophos sp. CJ14:
- a CDS encoding glycosyl hydrolase family 18 protein — translation MVRHQDHAADHHQGHGRARRVLTALLLGFLAVVFGQASASRADGRPFVAYHASWYEPPATSAEQTTLARLPRYISIVMLGFARPDTAYDGGDDLASTGLQYPFSRTLLGQAISALKKKNPETKVLVAVGGSGYPGWDRLNEAALASLVRDIGADGIDVDFEPRDPDCQRNAEGQITCSSDAQWRDYVSRIRKVLPRPYMVTVPGWSVGAYGEGRFINALPKSPWTGVMLPLLRSAEARDIDLVSIMAYDAGPSFSPIEALKAYRSYWPGPLALGIPVMPPTHGEARLSARAAQTLMQDVAANPRAGAMLYALRETPPGHISPDNPDAAMLARAICLGLGLSGCDEPVP, via the coding sequence ATGGTTCGACATCAAGATCATGCTGCTGACCATCACCAAGGGCATGGTAGGGCGCGACGTGTTCTGACCGCGCTGCTCCTGGGCTTCCTCGCAGTCGTGTTCGGGCAGGCTTCGGCCTCCCGAGCCGACGGACGCCCCTTCGTTGCCTATCACGCGAGCTGGTATGAGCCCCCCGCCACCAGTGCCGAGCAGACCACGCTCGCGCGCCTGCCGCGCTATATTTCTATTGTCATGCTGGGCTTTGCGCGGCCCGATACGGCCTATGATGGCGGCGATGATCTTGCGTCGACGGGTCTGCAATATCCCTTCTCGCGGACGCTGCTGGGCCAGGCGATCTCGGCACTGAAGAAGAAGAATCCTGAGACGAAGGTTCTTGTCGCGGTGGGCGGCTCGGGCTATCCCGGCTGGGACCGGCTGAATGAGGCGGCGCTGGCAAGCCTCGTGCGCGACATCGGCGCCGATGGCATCGATGTGGATTTCGAGCCTCGCGATCCGGATTGCCAGCGCAATGCTGAAGGGCAGATCACCTGCAGCAGCGATGCGCAGTGGCGTGATTATGTCTCGCGCATCCGCAAGGTTCTGCCGCGGCCCTACATGGTCACCGTACCCGGCTGGAGCGTCGGAGCCTATGGAGAGGGGCGTTTTATCAACGCGCTCCCGAAAAGTCCCTGGACCGGGGTCATGCTGCCCCTCCTGCGTTCAGCGGAGGCGCGCGACATCGATCTTGTCTCGATCATGGCCTACGATGCCGGCCCTTCCTTTAGCCCGATTGAAGCGCTGAAGGCCTATCGAAGCTATTGGCCGGGCCCGCTGGCTCTCGGCATCCCTGTGATGCCGCCGACCCATGGTGAGGCGCGCCTGAGCGCAAGAGCCGCGCAAACCCTGATGCAGGACGTCGCAGCCAATCCACGCGCAGGCGCGATGCTCTATGCTTTGCGGGAAACGCCTCCTGGCCACATCAGCCCAGACAATCCGGACGCCGCAATGCTGGCGCGCGCCATCTGCCTGGGCCTGGGCTTGAGCGGTTGTGACGAGCCTGTGCCCTGA
- a CDS encoding FkbM family methyltransferase: MPANLRHTSAATFLLRDWIEPELHYLNMFVRPGDVFIDVGANIGLFTLKAAKVASKVISVEPGSEAGSQLKANVALNGYSNVTIVPKALADKAGSATLHHVPLGDDPQAFSLLSGDTAEAGETVETTTLDLLVKDLGLARVDVVKMDVEGAEELVIAGAQETLTRDHPTVIFEANCPTLLERGGRNDGAWNGLAAQGYRFYRLADGRLESLSTMPKEFGNIIARHPSREV, from the coding sequence GTGCCTGCAAACTTGCGGCACACCTCTGCTGCGACCTTCCTCTTGCGGGACTGGATCGAGCCAGAGCTGCACTATCTCAATATGTTCGTGCGGCCGGGTGATGTGTTCATCGATGTGGGCGCCAATATCGGCCTGTTTACGCTCAAGGCCGCAAAGGTCGCATCGAAGGTGATCTCGGTCGAGCCAGGCAGCGAAGCAGGCAGCCAGCTCAAGGCCAATGTCGCGCTGAATGGCTATAGCAATGTGACCATCGTGCCGAAGGCGCTGGCGGATAAGGCGGGCAGCGCGACCCTGCATCACGTGCCGCTGGGGGATGACCCGCAGGCGTTCTCACTGCTCAGCGGTGATACGGCAGAAGCCGGCGAGACGGTGGAGACCACGACGCTTGATCTTCTCGTCAAGGATCTGGGCCTTGCGCGCGTGGATGTGGTGAAGATGGATGTGGAGGGCGCCGAGGAGTTGGTGATCGCCGGCGCACAGGAGACGCTGACGCGCGATCATCCGACCGTCATCTTCGAAGCGAATTGCCCCACTCTGCTCGAACGGGGTGGCCGCAATGACGGCGCCTGGAATGGACTGGCCGCGCAGGGCTATCGCTTCTACCGGCTGGCGGACGGCCGGCTTGAATCGCTGAGTACGATGCCGAAGGAATTCGGGAATATCATCGCGCGTCACCCCTCCCGAGAGGTCTGA
- a CDS encoding WecB/TagA/CpsF family glycosyltransferase: protein MQEKALAQGRNWKASAVDAIPFLGVQVSNLGVPEAARLIADRPENAPFAYVVTPNAQHFVRLGRLRDSRFREAYAHAWLRLCDSQVARKLARPMFGLSLPYAAGSDLTAYLFAHVIRPEDAITVIGGSDELHERLTNRFGLKRLLLHVPPMGFIDNPDAVEAAIQFVIGHPARYVFIAVGSPRSEYLARMIAERPGATGTGMCIGNSLNFVTDISRRAPEIYRKLGIEWLHRLALNPRGHARRVFVESAPLLAMMAHAWLKPGAYDPPLGAQSSGACS, encoded by the coding sequence ATGCAGGAGAAAGCCTTAGCACAGGGTCGGAATTGGAAGGCCTCCGCGGTCGATGCGATTCCGTTTCTGGGTGTGCAGGTCTCAAATCTGGGTGTGCCGGAAGCGGCCAGGCTGATTGCCGATCGGCCGGAGAATGCGCCTTTCGCCTATGTGGTCACACCGAATGCCCAGCATTTCGTGCGGCTCGGCCGCCTGCGCGACAGCCGGTTCCGGGAGGCTTACGCGCATGCCTGGCTCAGGCTGTGCGACAGCCAGGTCGCACGAAAGCTTGCCCGGCCAATGTTCGGGCTGTCCCTGCCCTATGCGGCGGGCAGCGATCTCACCGCCTATCTCTTCGCCCATGTGATCAGACCGGAGGATGCGATCACCGTGATCGGGGGCAGCGATGAGCTCCACGAGCGGCTGACGAACCGGTTCGGCCTCAAGCGGCTGTTGCTTCACGTGCCTCCCATGGGCTTCATCGACAATCCGGACGCGGTGGAGGCCGCGATCCAATTCGTGATCGGGCATCCCGCGCGATATGTGTTCATCGCAGTCGGCTCGCCGCGCTCGGAATATCTGGCGAGAATGATCGCCGAGCGCCCCGGCGCCACCGGCACGGGCATGTGCATCGGCAATTCACTTAATTTCGTGACCGACATTTCCCGGCGTGCGCCCGAGATTTATCGGAAACTCGGCATTGAATGGCTGCACAGGCTTGCGCTCAATCCGCGAGGCCATGCGCGACGGGTCTTCGTCGAATCCGCGCCATTGCTGGCCATGATGGCGCATGCGTGGCTTAAGCCCGGTGCCTATGATCCACCGCTGGGGGCGCAGTCTTCCGGGGCATGCTCATGA
- a CDS encoding GumC family protein — translation MSVSHSLDQARMAVPVWNTSRSGGLSLRTALTGAFFHKRIILLVALIPLLLGIAAALYTKTEYVAGSLLMVLINREYSTATQNVTDTGPDVLSIEGLKSVEAEVQILESSEVINKTIQDVGEDRIFPKSSLGLSRLIAMIAPPKNRDDALLEQFRKRLKAAVESDSNIIRVSFTHPDRALAIEVTDKLVENYLARRKQIFSNPTSPILSSEVERFESGLKTVDAELQKLKSDNGILDLKQDSILASNQLDSILQRRRQVAERQAAVAAQLTEAQKAAAGLPNMVFDSAEKTDAVPNNDDQNTLTRLLVERGKLLQEYLPAHPKVRQIERQIAAARAAIAHPEQRVFSTDRDVRNPSVNYMENMILSLRVEQDSLKNQLGELDDQVKAARERIAKLQALEPRITDLTRQRDNLNDSYREYLRRAVAASIEEAAADVRASNVRVVQRADSDVSSYNLGLPFVAAGLIGGMLFGAAAWAVAATLRSVFIQPQEAERVLQMPALAVFGDEANAYERLEGRQAISALAAQLADAASGPEPMHIIQIVAQDNAKDAISFSAGLGTELGAAQGLRTLVIDYAQTSEGAGHESSEKSAPEQEDVRAVATGTPNLWHAGRDGTPALFNLSLPIAETRSTLSKLREGYDIVLILMTAPEDIRIAQRLAPAVDGTLLMIRAEETRIPVALRLRDSLLESGGGLLGFVFTGRHYYIPQSIYRRI, via the coding sequence ATGTCAGTTTCGCACTCCTTAGATCAGGCGCGCATGGCTGTTCCCGTCTGGAACACTTCTCGCAGCGGCGGGCTTTCGCTGCGTACCGCTCTGACCGGCGCATTTTTCCATAAAAGGATCATTCTGCTCGTCGCACTGATCCCTCTCCTGCTGGGCATTGCCGCAGCCCTTTATACCAAGACGGAATATGTCGCCGGCAGCCTGCTCATGGTGCTGATCAATCGCGAATATTCCACCGCGACACAGAACGTGACCGACACGGGGCCGGACGTCCTTTCGATCGAGGGCCTGAAATCGGTCGAGGCCGAAGTGCAGATCCTCGAGAGCTCGGAGGTCATCAACAAGACCATCCAGGATGTCGGCGAGGATCGGATTTTTCCCAAAAGCTCGCTCGGCTTGTCGCGGCTGATTGCGATGATCGCGCCACCGAAGAACAGAGACGACGCGCTGCTGGAACAGTTCCGCAAGCGGCTCAAGGCGGCGGTGGAATCGGATTCCAACATCATCCGGGTCAGCTTTACTCATCCCGATCGGGCTCTCGCCATTGAGGTGACCGACAAGCTCGTCGAGAACTATCTCGCCCGGCGCAAGCAGATCTTCAGCAATCCCACCTCGCCCATTCTCTCGAGCGAAGTCGAGCGGTTCGAGAGTGGCCTCAAAACGGTCGACGCGGAGCTGCAGAAGCTCAAATCTGACAACGGGATACTCGATCTCAAGCAGGACAGCATCCTCGCATCCAATCAGCTGGACAGCATTCTGCAGCGGCGACGGCAGGTGGCCGAGCGGCAGGCCGCGGTCGCAGCCCAGCTCACCGAGGCGCAAAAGGCCGCTGCCGGCTTGCCGAACATGGTGTTCGATTCCGCCGAGAAGACGGATGCGGTTCCGAATAATGACGACCAGAACACGCTGACCCGGCTGCTGGTCGAGCGCGGGAAGCTTTTGCAGGAATATCTGCCGGCACATCCCAAGGTTCGGCAGATCGAGCGCCAGATCGCCGCCGCTCGCGCGGCCATTGCCCATCCCGAACAGAGGGTGTTCTCCACCGACAGGGACGTTCGCAACCCATCGGTCAATTATATGGAGAACATGATCCTGTCGCTGCGGGTCGAGCAGGATTCGCTCAAGAACCAGCTCGGCGAGCTGGATGATCAGGTCAAGGCGGCCCGGGAGCGTATCGCCAAGCTTCAGGCGCTCGAGCCCCGGATCACCGATCTCACGCGTCAGCGCGATAATCTCAATGATTCCTACCGGGAGTATCTCCGGCGGGCGGTTGCCGCTTCAATCGAGGAGGCGGCGGCTGATGTCCGCGCCTCAAACGTGCGCGTGGTCCAGCGGGCGGACAGCGATGTCAGCAGCTATAATCTGGGCCTGCCTTTCGTTGCGGCGGGCTTGATCGGCGGCATGCTGTTTGGTGCCGCAGCATGGGCGGTGGCGGCAACGCTAAGGTCAGTCTTCATCCAGCCGCAGGAGGCCGAACGCGTGCTGCAGATGCCTGCCTTGGCCGTGTTCGGCGATGAGGCCAATGCCTATGAACGGCTAGAGGGCCGACAAGCGATCAGCGCGCTTGCCGCCCAGCTTGCGGATGCGGCAAGCGGGCCCGAGCCGATGCACATCATACAGATCGTCGCCCAAGACAATGCGAAGGATGCGATCAGCTTCAGTGCGGGGCTTGGCACGGAACTCGGTGCGGCCCAGGGTCTGCGCACGCTGGTGATCGACTATGCGCAGACATCGGAAGGGGCTGGCCATGAGAGCTCGGAAAAGTCAGCGCCTGAGCAAGAGGATGTCAGAGCGGTGGCCACCGGCACGCCAAACCTCTGGCATGCAGGACGCGATGGGACCCCTGCCCTGTTCAATCTGAGCCTGCCGATCGCGGAAACCCGCTCAACTCTCAGCAAGCTGCGCGAGGGCTATGACATCGTGCTGATCCTCATGACGGCGCCGGAGGACATTCGCATTGCACAGAGACTGGCTCCGGCCGTCGACGGCACCCTGCTGATGATCCGGGCCGAGGAAACGCGCATACCCGTTGCCCTGCGCCTGCGTGACTCACTTCTCGAGAGCGGCGGCGGCCTACTCGGGTTCGTCTTCACCGGACGGCACTATTACATTCCGCAATCGATCTATCGCCGGATCTAA
- a CDS encoding SapC family protein encodes MVEENGATRQGGAPAKGSNFYQQVTILRLPQHKDLRLAKRLDFSFAAGTIAAPLTISEVALASRHYPIVFSEGETPTPIAVLGLRPGENLFVDAAGQWRDGFYVPAHIRRYPFGLVQTPGTNTLSLAVDIACDRVLADGTTDGRESDRLFDENGAATPTATAALELCKAMQRDLRPTDAYGKALVNADLLVAKRAEFKLPGDHKIKLDGFRIVDEQQFRDMPDAMLGEWHRNGWLAVTSLHLVSRQNWSILAELHIARAAAAEQAQSETSVPVEVKSGEPEPAKAPEETEQDSQTVDTDENLSEAAQTESEAAEVSETEPHEETEPHDHAELHDEAEPDDGETPKDRRPDQA; translated from the coding sequence ATGGTTGAGGAGAATGGCGCGACCCGTCAGGGCGGCGCCCCCGCCAAGGGGTCCAATTTCTACCAGCAGGTCACGATCCTGCGCCTGCCCCAGCATAAGGACCTGCGGCTGGCCAAACGTCTGGACTTCAGCTTCGCCGCCGGTACCATCGCGGCGCCATTGACGATCTCTGAAGTGGCGCTTGCCAGCCGGCATTACCCGATTGTCTTCTCCGAGGGCGAGACCCCGACGCCGATCGCGGTTCTTGGGCTTCGTCCGGGCGAGAATCTGTTCGTTGACGCAGCCGGCCAGTGGCGGGATGGCTTTTACGTTCCCGCGCACATCAGGCGTTATCCCTTCGGCCTCGTGCAGACGCCCGGCACCAACACTCTGTCTCTCGCCGTCGACATTGCCTGCGACCGCGTCCTGGCGGATGGCACTACTGATGGCCGGGAAAGCGATCGGCTTTTCGACGAGAATGGCGCGGCAACGCCGACCGCGACCGCAGCCCTCGAGCTATGCAAAGCCATGCAGCGTGATCTCCGCCCGACCGATGCTTACGGCAAGGCGCTGGTCAATGCCGATCTCCTGGTGGCCAAGCGCGCTGAATTCAAGCTGCCGGGTGATCATAAGATCAAGCTGGACGGGTTCCGCATCGTAGACGAGCAGCAGTTCCGCGACATGCCCGACGCCATGCTCGGTGAATGGCATCGCAATGGCTGGCTTGCCGTCACCAGCCTGCATCTGGTGTCGAGGCAAAATTGGTCCATTCTCGCCGAACTGCATATCGCACGGGCGGCTGCGGCCGAGCAGGCTCAGTCCGAGACATCAGTGCCGGTCGAGGTGAAATCCGGAGAGCCGGAGCCTGCCAAAGCACCGGAGGAAACCGAGCAGGACTCCCAGACGGTCGATACGGACGAGAACCTGTCTGAGGCGGCACAGACCGAGAGCGAGGCGGCCGAGGTCAGCGAAACTGAGCCTCATGAGGAAACTGAGCCTCATGACCATGCTGAGCTTCATGACGAAGCCGAGCCTGATGATGGGGAGACCCCGAAGGACAGGCGACCGGATCAGGCATGA
- the glpD gene encoding glycerol-3-phosphate dehydrogenase — translation MSELVDIAIIGGGINGCGIARDAAGRGLRVVLLEKDDLASATSSASTKLIHGGLRYLEYYAFRLVRESLIEREVLLRAAPHIIHPMRFVLPHHEGLRPAWLLRLGLYLYDHLGGRETLPGTRSLDLRQDPAGRPLKSRYSKAFEYSDCRVDDARLVVLSAMDAAERGAAIHTRTELLAGYRDRDHWQLDIVDNRTNRHDRISARVLVNAGGPWVAEILEKRLGERQHKPVRLVKGSHIVVPRLYGDGDADSERAYIFQGGDGRIVFAIPYERDFTLIGTTDIDYDGDPGAPFISSDETDYLCSAANEYLQHRIAPKDVVRTFSGVRPLYDDGASTAQAATRDYVLDRNGAEDEAPLLTVYGGKITTFRRLAEHAMTLIGDCFPNMGPAWTRDAPLPGGDFPVDELEALATRIGEVHPSCPPERAQRFARSYGTRSFALLEGLTSDAGWGRSFGGDLTEREIRYLMSREWAQTAEDVVWRRSKLGYRMSRDEVAALDRWMAQQASVLAHA, via the coding sequence GTGTCGGAGCTGGTCGATATCGCCATTATCGGCGGCGGCATCAATGGCTGCGGCATTGCGCGGGACGCGGCGGGGCGCGGTCTCAGGGTGGTTCTCCTCGAGAAGGACGATCTCGCCTCCGCGACCTCCTCCGCCTCCACCAAGCTCATTCACGGCGGGCTGCGCTATCTCGAATATTATGCCTTCCGCCTGGTTCGGGAATCGTTGATCGAACGAGAGGTGCTGCTCCGCGCGGCGCCGCATATCATCCATCCCATGCGGTTCGTGCTGCCGCATCACGAGGGGCTCAGGCCGGCCTGGCTCCTTCGGCTGGGGCTTTACCTCTATGATCACCTGGGCGGGCGTGAAACGCTACCAGGCACCCGCAGCCTCGATCTCAGGCAGGATCCAGCGGGAAGGCCGCTCAAGTCACGGTATTCGAAGGCATTCGAATATTCGGACTGCCGCGTGGATGATGCGCGGCTCGTCGTTCTCAGCGCTATGGATGCAGCGGAACGAGGCGCTGCAATCCATACACGTACGGAGCTGCTGGCGGGGTATCGCGATCGCGATCACTGGCAGCTCGACATCGTGGACAACCGCACGAACCGCCATGATCGGATCTCCGCCCGTGTCCTGGTCAATGCCGGCGGACCATGGGTCGCCGAAATCCTCGAAAAGCGCCTCGGGGAGAGACAGCACAAGCCGGTTCGCCTGGTCAAAGGCAGCCATATCGTGGTGCCGCGGCTCTATGGCGATGGGGATGCCGACTCGGAGCGGGCCTATATCTTTCAGGGCGGAGATGGCCGGATCGTCTTTGCCATTCCCTATGAGCGTGATTTCACGCTGATCGGCACCACGGATATCGACTATGACGGCGATCCCGGTGCGCCATTCATCTCAAGCGACGAAACGGATTACCTCTGTTCTGCGGCGAACGAATATCTCCAGCACAGGATCGCACCTAAGGATGTGGTCCGCACGTTTTCCGGCGTGCGGCCGCTTTACGATGATGGCGCCAGCACGGCGCAAGCCGCGACGCGGGACTATGTGCTCGATCGGAACGGCGCGGAAGACGAAGCACCGCTGCTCACGGTCTATGGGGGAAAGATCACCACGTTCCGGCGCCTTGCGGAACATGCGATGACATTGATCGGCGACTGCTTTCCGAACATGGGCCCGGCATGGACGCGGGATGCTCCTCTGCCGGGCGGTGATTTTCCTGTGGACGAACTCGAGGCGCTCGCAACCCGCATCGGAGAGGTGCATCCGTCATGTCCGCCGGAGCGTGCACAACGATTTGCCCGCAGCTATGGCACGCGCAGCTTTGCCCTGCTCGAGGGCCTGACGTCTGATGCCGGATGGGGCCGCTCGTTCGGCGGTGATCTCACCGAACGCGAGATCCGTTATCTGATGAGCCGAGAATGGGCGCAGACGGCCGAGGACGTGGTCTGGCGCCGGTCAAAGCTCGGATATCGCATGTCGCGGGACGAGGTCGCCGCACTGGATCGCTGGATGGCGCAACAGGCGTCCGTCTTGGCTCATGCCTGA
- the zwf gene encoding glucose-6-phosphate dehydrogenase has translation MTRIIPVPPFDYVVFGGSGDLAKRKLLPALFRRFADGQFNDSSRVIGVSRTDISREDYRRIAAESLSAHIPEAERNAEVVNAFLACVDHITLDVTSGEGWEQLGAVLHSDADHIRVFYLAVAPDLYGQICLGLGRGGLVTPRSRVVLEKPLGYDLQSAEAINAVVAGVFDESQIYRIDHYLGKETVQNLMALRFANALFEPIWNSAHIDHVQITVAESIGMAGRASYYDHAGALRDMVQNHLLQLLCLVAIEPPASSAADALRDEKLKVLHALRPIEGEAASRLTVRGQYRAVGAGSVSIPGYVEELGRPSSTETFVAIKAEVANWRWAGTPFYLRTGKRMAKRVSEIVIQFRNIPHSMFEPSAGRIIANRLVLRLQPDEAVQMFLMIKDPGPGGMRLRQVPLNLSFAETFGVRQPDAYERLLLDVVRGNQSLFMRRDEVAAAWSWIDPIRESWERSGEPLHGYIGGTWGPSASIALMERDHRSWHDDGT, from the coding sequence ATGACTCGTATCATTCCAGTTCCGCCATTCGATTACGTCGTGTTCGGCGGCAGTGGCGATCTTGCCAAGCGCAAGCTGCTGCCCGCCCTGTTCCGCCGCTTCGCGGATGGCCAGTTCAACGACAGTTCCCGTGTCATCGGTGTGTCGCGCACAGACATTTCGCGCGAAGACTACCGGCGGATCGCAGCGGAGTCGCTCTCCGCTCACATTCCGGAGGCGGAGCGCAACGCAGAGGTGGTGAACGCCTTTCTCGCCTGCGTAGATCACATCACCCTGGATGTGACATCTGGCGAGGGATGGGAGCAGCTCGGCGCCGTTCTGCATTCCGATGCCGACCATATCAGGGTGTTCTATCTGGCCGTGGCACCTGATCTCTACGGTCAGATTTGTCTAGGGCTCGGACGCGGCGGGCTGGTCACGCCCCGATCGCGGGTGGTGCTGGAAAAGCCGCTGGGCTACGACCTTCAATCAGCGGAGGCCATCAATGCTGTGGTGGCCGGAGTGTTCGACGAAAGCCAGATTTACCGGATCGATCATTACCTCGGCAAGGAGACGGTGCAGAACCTGATGGCGCTGCGCTTTGCCAATGCCCTGTTCGAGCCGATCTGGAATTCCGCCCATATCGACCATGTGCAGATCACCGTGGCAGAGTCCATCGGTATGGCGGGGCGGGCCAGCTATTACGATCACGCGGGCGCGCTGCGGGATATGGTGCAGAACCACCTTTTGCAGCTGCTCTGCCTGGTTGCCATAGAGCCGCCCGCCTCTTCCGCGGCAGACGCCCTGCGAGATGAAAAGCTCAAGGTTCTGCACGCGTTGAGGCCGATCGAGGGCGAGGCCGCGAGCCGGCTGACCGTGCGCGGGCAGTATCGCGCCGTCGGTGCGGGCAGTGTCAGCATACCAGGCTATGTGGAAGAGCTGGGACGACCGAGCAGTACCGAAACCTTCGTTGCCATAAAGGCTGAGGTTGCCAATTGGCGCTGGGCCGGAACGCCGTTCTATCTGCGCACGGGCAAGCGTATGGCAAAGCGTGTTTCGGAAATCGTGATCCAGTTCCGGAACATTCCCCATTCGATGTTCGAGCCCAGCGCGGGCAGGATCATCGCAAATCGGCTGGTGCTCCGGCTGCAGCCGGATGAGGCGGTCCAGATGTTTCTCATGATCAAGGATCCTGGCCCGGGCGGCATGCGGCTGCGCCAGGTGCCGCTCAATCTCTCCTTCGCGGAGACGTTCGGGGTGCGCCAGCCGGATGCCTATGAGCGCTTGCTCCTGGATGTGGTGCGCGGCAATCAGAGCCTGTTCATGCGGCGCGACGAGGTTGCGGCGGCATGGAGCTGGATCGACCCCATCCGCGAAAGCTGGGAGCGCTCCGGCGAGCCACTGCATGGCTATATCGGCGGCACTTGGGGACCGAGCGCCTCGATCGCGCTGATGGAGCGGGATCACCGCAGCTGGCATGATGACGGAACGTGA
- a CDS encoding amidase: MNSAGRATDLLDMSAGTLTKLVASRQVSPVEIVEASLNRIEAINPDLNAFCLVLGDEARAAARAAEAAVMAGHKLGPLHGIPIGIKDLTPTRNHRTTSGSKAYRDYIAPEHAVIAQSLINAGAILVGKTTTPEFAYSGFTYSPLWGITRNPWDRTRTSGGSSGGSGVAVATGCVPLAEGSDMGGSVRIPASCCGITGLKPSLGRIPFTILRSTFETLAHFGPLARSCDDAALFLSAAQGPNEADILSNPQPIAFPPTLACDPRRLKIALSIDLGFYGVDPEVERNTREMADRLRSLGAEVEEVSLGWTFESVLAWDRRWNVYIATHYGHLLDEHRHDLDPEVVRIIEKGNRTSAVEAKRTEFVATDMWRKLSAILSHYDAMICPTLARPMGLAEATDRTSGGFDKEGRYLGTTMTTPFNLVSQCPVLSVPSGFTSGSLPTGLQIVGRRFDDLTVLQVGRLLEESWGETGFPRPPRI, translated from the coding sequence ATGAACAGCGCAGGACGCGCCACGGATCTCCTGGACATGTCGGCAGGCACGCTGACGAAGCTCGTTGCCAGCCGCCAAGTATCGCCGGTCGAGATCGTCGAGGCGTCGCTTAACCGCATCGAGGCCATCAATCCTGACCTCAATGCCTTCTGCCTGGTGCTGGGGGATGAGGCCCGCGCCGCCGCACGCGCCGCTGAAGCCGCCGTCATGGCAGGACACAAGCTTGGCCCTCTGCATGGGATACCCATCGGGATCAAGGACCTCACGCCCACGCGGAATCATCGGACGACATCGGGCTCAAAGGCCTACCGCGACTATATCGCGCCCGAACATGCTGTGATCGCGCAGTCTCTCATCAACGCGGGCGCGATCCTGGTCGGCAAGACCACAACCCCTGAATTTGCCTATTCCGGCTTCACTTACAGCCCGCTGTGGGGCATCACGCGCAATCCGTGGGACAGGACGCGCACGTCGGGCGGAAGTTCCGGCGGCTCCGGTGTCGCGGTCGCAACGGGCTGCGTTCCCTTGGCGGAAGGTTCGGATATGGGAGGCTCGGTGCGCATCCCCGCGTCCTGCTGCGGGATTACCGGCCTCAAGCCCAGTCTTGGGCGCATTCCCTTCACGATCCTCCGCAGCACATTCGAGACGCTCGCCCATTTCGGCCCGCTCGCACGGTCATGCGATGATGCCGCGCTGTTTCTGAGCGCCGCGCAGGGGCCGAACGAGGCGGATATTCTCTCCAATCCACAGCCAATCGCATTTCCGCCTACGCTTGCTTGCGACCCGCGACGGCTCAAGATCGCTCTGTCGATCGACCTCGGCTTCTATGGGGTTGATCCGGAGGTTGAGCGCAACACGCGGGAGATGGCGGACAGGTTGCGTTCACTCGGCGCGGAGGTTGAAGAGGTTTCGCTCGGCTGGACGTTCGAAAGCGTACTCGCCTGGGACCGGCGCTGGAATGTCTATATCGCGACGCATTACGGCCATCTCCTGGATGAGCACCGGCACGATCTTGATCCGGAGGTGGTGCGGATCATCGAGAAGGGCAATCGCACCAGCGCCGTCGAAGCGAAGCGCACGGAATTCGTGGCCACCGACATGTGGCGGAAGCTTTCTGCAATCCTGTCGCATTATGATGCCATGATCTGCCCGACGCTGGCCCGGCCGATGGGTCTGGCTGAGGCAACCGACAGGACCTCAGGCGGGTTTGACAAGGAAGGGCGTTATCTCGGAACGACCATGACGACGCCATTCAACCTCGTCAGCCAATGTCCTGTGCTGTCGGTGCCGAGCGGGTTCACCAGCGGCAGTCTTCCCACAGGCCTGCAGATCGTCGGGCGGCGCTTCGATGATCTCACGGTCCTGCAGGTGGGAAGGCTGCTCGAAGAGAGCTGGGGTGAGACGGGCTTTCCGCGACCACCCCGCATTTGA